The window GCAGACCGTTGCATTTTTAGCTTCAGACCTGAGTTCTTACATTACCGGAGAAACAATCCGCGTTGATGGCGGAATGGCGATGTAAGTAATTCTCGGGCGAATTCATTTCGTCCCAAACGAAAGTGTATTTTACAAATTTATATTGTATTTTCAGCCCATGCTTAGCGAAAGTGGGCAGTTTTCATTAAAATTAACCCAAACATAAGTTAAACTACTGTTATGTCTCAAGACGTAGAATCAAAAGTAAAATCAATCATCGTTGATAAATTAGGTGTTGATGAATCAGAAGTTACTCATGAAGCAAACTTCACTAACGATTTAGGTGCTGATTCATTGGATACTGTTGAACTCATTATGGAGTTTGAAAAAGAATTTGATATCAGCATTCCCGATGAAGATGCTGAAAATATCGCAACAGTAGGTAACGCTGTTGATTATCTTCAAGAGAAAGTAAGCTAACATTCTCAAGCGCTAATTATTTTAGCATGTCAAATCGCAGAGTTGTTATTACTGGAATCGGTGCCCTTACCCCTGTAGGTAAGACGGCACCCGATTTCTGGAACGGATTAGTATCTGGGAAAAGTGGAGCTCAACCTATTGAGCATTTTGATACCTCTGACTTCCCAACTAAGTTTGCCGCACAAATCGAAGGTTACGACGAACAAGATTATTTCGATCGTAAAGAAGCACGCCGGCTGGATAAGGTTTGTCAGTACGCATTAATTGCTACTGATGAAGCAATTCAGGATACGGGGCTTGATCTCGATGAGGTCAATAAAGATGATGTGGCTGTTATCGTTGGAACAGGAATTGGAGGCATGAATACGTTTTATGAGCAGTCGATCTCATTTCATGAGCATGGACCTCGTGGCGTATCTCCATTTTTTATTCCCAAGCTAATACCCGATATGGTAGCGGGACAAATATCCATTAAATATGGGTTTAAAGGTCCTAATTTTTGTGCTGTTTCAGCATGTGCTACCGGTTCTCACAACATTGCTCTGGCTTATGACTCAATTAAGAATGGTCAGTGCGACATGGCCGTATCAGGAGGTTCTGAAGCACCGGTATCTCGTATTGGTGTAGCAGGATTTAATTCTATGAAAGCTATGTCCACCCGTAATGACGATCCTAAAACGGCATCACGTCCGTTTGATAAAAACAGGGATGGTTTTGTCCTTGGAGAAGGATCAGGCATTCTCTTTTTAGAGGAATATGAACATGCTAAAGAACGTGGTGCGCAAATTTATGGAGAAATTGTTGGTTATGGTTTTTCTGCCGATGCGCATCATATCACTGCTCCCGATCCTGAAGGAGAAGGGGTTATTCTTGCTCTTAACAGAGCACTTGATTCAGCCGGTATTTCGACTGAAGAGGTAGATCACATTAATATGCATGGTACTTCTACGCCTCTTGGCGATATCGCTGAAACAAATTCTATTAAAAAAGTATTTGGCGACCATGCGTATGAGATTAATCACAATTCTACCAAGTCGATGACAGGTCACGCTCTTGGTGCAGCAGGTGCTATTGAAGCATTAGCTACGCTATTGTCAACGTATCATGGAATGGTGCCGCCTACCATCAACTTCGAAACCCCCGATCCGGAATGTGATCTCAACTACACCTTTAACGAAGCGGAAGTTCGAGATGTGAAATATGCACTAAATAATGCTTTTGGATTTGGTGGGCATAATACGACGCTCGTTTTTAAAAAATTTGAAGAGTAAGGGATGTTCGAAAGACTCAGGTCTTACTTCCAATCTGATGAAGAGTTGCCACCTGAGCAAAAAGAGCGCATACAAAAACTTGAAGGGATTATAGATACTAAAGTCGATAATCCTTTTATGTACATTCGTGCACTCAGGCATCGTTCGATGTTGGCGGATGATAATTTTTCATCAGTTGACTCTTATGAACGTCTTGAATTTTTAGGAGATGCCGTTCTTGATCTAATTGTTACGGAAATCATTTTTGATCTATTTCCCCAGAAGAATGAAGGTTTCCTGACAAAACTACGTGCTAAGCTTGTTAAAGGGGGTTCGTTGGCGATGTATGCCAAAGAGCTTGAATTGAATTCGCTTATGCTACTCGGTGAACGGGTAAGGGGACAAGGCATAGAGCAGTCCAAAAGCGTATTATCTGATCTTTTTGAAGCACTTGTTGGGGCATTATATCTTGATCAGGGGTATGAGCCTACTTCTAAGTTTGTGAGACAGGTCATTGAAAAATATGTCAACTTTGATGAGATCATTAACTCTCTCGATAATTATAAAAGTTTGCTACTTGAGTACGCGCAAGCTAAGCAGATGGAAATTCCTACCTACAGCGTAATATCCGAAGAGGGGCCCGGCCACGATAAAACTTTTGGTGTAGAAGTATTTGTTGATAAAAAACCTATGGCAAGGGGAAAAGGGAAAAGTAAAAAATCTGCAGAACAAGAAGCAGCCCGAAAGGCTTTGGATAAGTTAGAAAATTAGGCTGGGCGATAATTTATTTGTCAGCGCAAGTATTTTCTCAAATCTTTTTTACACCGTATTAATAAATATTAAAGATAAAGGAGTTTTAAAGCTGATAATTGCTCTAAATGCAATAAAATCAAGGTTTCCCCCACAAAAGAATTAGGAAAATTTAACTGGGCTTTAAGCTAATTTATTATAGCTTTCTAAACCAGATGAATTGAAAATTTGCTTTAGAGGGTAAATAATTACCCAATAAAAGTGCTTAGGAGG of the Fodinibius sp. Rm-B-1B1-1 genome contains:
- a CDS encoding acyl carrier protein; translation: MSQDVESKVKSIIVDKLGVDESEVTHEANFTNDLGADSLDTVELIMEFEKEFDISIPDEDAENIATVGNAVDYLQEKVS
- the fabF gene encoding beta-ketoacyl-ACP synthase II — encoded protein: MSNRRVVITGIGALTPVGKTAPDFWNGLVSGKSGAQPIEHFDTSDFPTKFAAQIEGYDEQDYFDRKEARRLDKVCQYALIATDEAIQDTGLDLDEVNKDDVAVIVGTGIGGMNTFYEQSISFHEHGPRGVSPFFIPKLIPDMVAGQISIKYGFKGPNFCAVSACATGSHNIALAYDSIKNGQCDMAVSGGSEAPVSRIGVAGFNSMKAMSTRNDDPKTASRPFDKNRDGFVLGEGSGILFLEEYEHAKERGAQIYGEIVGYGFSADAHHITAPDPEGEGVILALNRALDSAGISTEEVDHINMHGTSTPLGDIAETNSIKKVFGDHAYEINHNSTKSMTGHALGAAGAIEALATLLSTYHGMVPPTINFETPDPECDLNYTFNEAEVRDVKYALNNAFGFGGHNTTLVFKKFEE
- the rnc gene encoding ribonuclease III, which produces MFERLRSYFQSDEELPPEQKERIQKLEGIIDTKVDNPFMYIRALRHRSMLADDNFSSVDSYERLEFLGDAVLDLIVTEIIFDLFPQKNEGFLTKLRAKLVKGGSLAMYAKELELNSLMLLGERVRGQGIEQSKSVLSDLFEALVGALYLDQGYEPTSKFVRQVIEKYVNFDEIINSLDNYKSLLLEYAQAKQMEIPTYSVISEEGPGHDKTFGVEVFVDKKPMARGKGKSKKSAEQEAARKALDKLEN